From the genome of Hyphobacterium sp. CCMP332:
TGCCGACCATCAAACACGCCGAAGCGCTGGACGTCTGGGAGCTCGCGTCCGAATTAGGTCGACTGGCCAAAGCTGCCCGCGATGGCAAGGCCACCAAGGACGAGCTCTCCGGTTCCACCATCACCATCACCTCGCTGGGCGCGATTGGGGGTCTGGTAACGACACCGGTCATCAACCTGCCGGAAACCGCCATTATCGGCGTCAACAAGATGCAGGAATTGCCGCGCTTTGATGCCGGCGGCCGCGTCGTCCCGCGCAAGCTGATGAACCTCTCCTCCAGCTTCGATCACCGCATCGTCGACGGCTATGAAGCGGCGGTTCTGATCCAGAACGTCAAGGGATATCTGGAGAATCCGGCGACGTTGTTTATATAGTTGGCGCTATTTCCCTCTCCCTTGAGGGAGAGGGTCAGGGTGAGGGGTCTTTTTGTGCTAGGCTTGCCGAATGCCCGAGCCCCTGACCCCGTTGGCCCGCCGATTGCGCCGCGATGCAACCCACGCCGAACGCAAGGTATGGAACATGCTGCGCGAGCGGCCGCTCGGCTTCAAATTCCGGCGCCAGCAACCGGTCGAAGGCTTCATCGCCGACTTCGCGTGTTTCGAGGCAAAGCTGGTCATTGAGATCGATGGCGGCCAACATTTCGACAATGCTGAAGACGCTGCGCGCTCCGCGAAACTGGAAGCGGCGGGTTGGACGGTGATCCGATTCTGGAACGTGGAAGTTCATGAATCCATGGATGGAATCTATGACCGGGTAGCGGAAGCTCTTCGAGCGTTGAAGCACGTCCAGCAACCCCCTCACCCAGCGGATGACTTTCAGGACTGAAAGCCATCCTCCCCCTCTCCCTCAAGGGAGGGGGAATGCTGCTTGCGTGAATCCGATTCATCAATAGCGTTGGTCGGGGAGGTCTGACGCGTGATTAGGTCTGTACTCACAGCACTTGGATTGATGGTTGTGATATTCGCGGGCGCTATCCTGTTGGGGATGCACGCAACCTGGCTGCTGATGTCCGGAAACTGGAATGAGTTACCCAGCGATGCAGTTGTAACAAATCAAGTGATTGGTGTTATTCAGGCGTTTTGGGCGGCGATATCGATAGCCGTGGTTATTTTATTTCGGACGCTATCTTTTCATCGAAACCAAATTCTACAGGGAGCAGCTCTTGGGCTATCATTTCTCGTTACGGCACCGTTGCTTCTTTACCCGACGTTTCACTATTTCGAGGTCCAGTGGCCCAAGGTTCCAATCTCGTTAATTGCGGTGGTTTGCGCGCACTATGTGGCGTTCAAATTTATTCGCAAAAGGCCGGGCAGGGATCATCCGTCGTGATGGCGTGCATTCCCCTCACACCATCGTGACGCCACAACGCGCATAATTTTGGCATGATCTCCACAACTCGGGGAGATCATCATGAAAACCGCAATTTCCATTCTCGCATTCGGACTGTTGGCCAGCACCACCGTCCACGCGCAAGTCGTGGGCGAGGGCGTGCGTTGGTGTGGCGATTACGGATCGCCCGCCGAAGACATGCCGGAGGAGTTTGGCCAGTTCGCCTTTCTGGTCGGTGATTACGATATCGAGTTTCTGGATTGGGATGCTGAAGCCGAAAGTTGGGGCGAACCGCGTCCCTATTACGCTCACTGGAATGGGCGCTATGGTCTGGGAGGCCGGTCCATCATTGATGAATGGTATGCGCCCGGTTTTGGATATCGTGAGACATCCGGTGCCGGCATCAATATCCGTATCTGGGATGCCGAGGAGGGCATCTGGAAAACGGCGTGGCACAATACAGCGACCAATCAGGTTCTCGATCTGCGTCAGCAGGTATTGGAGGATGGCCGCCTGCATCTCTGGCAGGTTTACCCGGACGTACCAGAACGTAATATCTGGTTTGAAACCTATGAGAATGGCGAATGGGCACGCATCGAGCAGGCCCGGGATGAAGACAGCGGTGAATGGGTGAACTCAGTCTCGCTCTACGCCCGGCCCGCAGAATGCGCTCCGTTGGAATAGGTTAGGCGGGGCGACGGAGTTCTGGCCAGTCGGCTTCAAATCCTTCCAGCCAGTTGCGGCCTGAATCACGATCGGCGAAAATCTCGATGTCAAAGACGCCGAGGACAAAGGGCATGGACTGCCACAGGCGCAAAATAGGCAGATTATGCGCATCTTCGGCCACCCAGGCGACCTTGAATTCGGGACCACGGACTTCGGTCATCCGCTCCAGCTCGGCCTTGAACTCCGTCCGCAAGACCTTGCTGTCAATGGCGGAAACATCCGTACCGCGCTCAAGGATCGCCAGCATATTCATACCGGTTTGCCATTCGGGCCCATAATAAAGCTCGACATTCATGTCGCGGAACGTTTCGAAGCTCAGTGCACCATTGAGGCGGACTTCGACGATATTTCCGGTGGTCGGAAACTTGATTTCATAGGTCATTGCGTGACCCTCTTCTTTAAGACCTTGTAGAAAGTAGGGCGATTTGCCCGCCGAGCAAGGCGGACAAATCTGCGCGCAAAAGCGGCAAGCGCGTCCTGCCCTCATCGGGAGCGGCGAGCTATACGTCAAATATGTCGCAAAAAGGGCAAATACCCCGCGTGAAGATCAAGGCAGGTATGCGAATTATGGATGCTCGGAGGCAAGAAATCGAATACCCGCCATGCATCCTCGCCCCTTCCCCTGAAACGCTGGCCCGGCTAAACCCTCGCCAGAGATCAGGACAAGGGTTTTGGCATGAGCGATCTGAGCTGTGATGTATTGGTAGTGGGCGGTGGTCCCGGTGGGTATCCGGCGGCAATCCGCGCGGGCCAGCTGGGGCTGGACACCATTATCGTCGACAGGGATGGCTGGGGCGGTACCTGCCTCAATCGCGGCTGTATCCCGTCCAAGGCCTTCATCCACGCCGCCGACAAATTCCACGAGATGAGCCACCATGCGAACAATGCCGCGTTGGGGATTTCGCTTTCCGCCAAGCCAACACTCGACATGAAAGGCCTTGTCGCCTGGAAAGACGAAATCGTCGGAAAGCTGACCGGCGGTGTTGAAGGCTTGCTGAAAGCCGCAAATGTCCGGTCCATTTCCGGCTGGGCCGAGTTTGAGGACGCCAAGACCTGCACCGTCACGCTGGAAGGCGGCTCGAAACAGAAAATCACCGCGAAGAATGTGATCCTCGCCACCGGCTCGGTCGAGGTCGAACTGCCCTTCCTGAAATTTGGCGGCAAGGTCATCGGCTCCACCGGCGCGCTGGATCTGGAAAAACTGCCCAAGAAGCTCGTCGTCGTGGGCGGCGGCTATATCGGTCTGGAGCTTGGCATTGCCTATCGCAAGCTGGGATCAGAGGTCACCTTCGTCGAGGCGCTGGATCGCATCCTGCCCGTCTATGACAAGGAGCTGACCCGCCCGATCACCCGCTGGCTGAAAGAGAATGGTATTGCCGTTCATACCTCCTGCAAGGCCAGGGGCATGGTGGAAGAAGGCGGCAAGACTTTCCTCGAATTCGAAACCGCCAAGGGCGAGACCGAGCGTCTGGAAGCCGACAACATCCTCGTCTCTGTGGGCCGCAAGCCGAACATGACCGGTTGGGGTCTGGACAAGATGGGCATCCCCAGTGACGGCAAATTCCTGAAAGTGAATGAGCGCTGCGAAACCGGCATGCGCGGCGTTTATGCGCTGGGCGATCTGACCGGCGAACCCCTGCTGGCCCACCGCGCCACCGCGCAGGGCGAGCGCGTCGCAGAGATCATCGCCGGTCACAAGACCGCCTTTGACCCCGTCGCCATTGCCGCGGTCTGCTTCACCGATCCGGAAGTGGTCGGCGTGGGTGTCACGCCGGACGAGGCAAAGGACAAGGGTGAGACCGTCATCACCGGCAAATTCCCGCTCGCCGCGAATGGCCGTTACCTCTCCATGGAAGGCGGCGCCGATGGCGGCTTTATCCGCATCACGGCGCGCGAAAGCGACCACGTCATTCTCGGCATTCATGCCGTCGGCAAGCATGTCTCCGAACTCTCCGGTGAATTTGCGCTGGCCATGGAGATGGGCGCGCGTCTGGAAGACATCGCCGGCACCGTCCATGTCCACCCGACACTAACGGAAGGCTTTGCCGAGGCCGCGCTCGCTGCGCTGGGCCATCCCATCCACATCTCGGCACCGAAGAAGTAATGACGGCGCTGGCCACCAGTTTCGAGACCGCCTTCCTCCACACACAGGCCGTGGAAGAAGACGACATCGATTTCATGGGGCATGTGAACAATCTGGTCTATCTGCGCTGGGCCGGGGAAATGGCCGAGCGTCACTGGCAGGCCGTGGCATCAGATGACCTGCAAGCCGCCGGGCTCTGGGTCGTTCTGCGCCACGAGATCGACTATCTGCGTGAATTGAAGCGGGGCGAAGAGGTCGAGCTGCGCACCTGGGTCGATCCGGTGAAAGGCGTGCGCTGTCCGCGCCATGTCGACATCCGCAAGGCAGGGGCGGACAAGCCGTCAGCCAGAGTCTTGACCACCTGGACCTTCATCGACGCCGAAACCCATCGTCCCAAACGCCTGCCCCCCGAAATGAAAGCCCTGTTCGGGATGTGAATGAATTCTCCGCGTCCCTCGGGCTCGCCTGTCCTCGACCCTGATCGGGGAAGCCGTGGGTCCATCTTTTTAGATATTGATGGATCCCCGGATCAAGTCCGGGGACCCCGGTAATGGTAAAACCACCTCATCCTGAGGTGCGAACGAAGTAAGCCTCGAAGGAGGGGTTCGATAAACGACTTACTCCCCCAGCACCCCGTCCAGCCAGTCAATCATCGCCGCAACGTCAAATTCCGGATTATGCTCACCGCCATCCGTGCGGACATGTTCATAGCGCGCACCTGCCGCGTTCAGAACGGTCAGCATGTAATCGCCCTGCGAAATGGGCACGACCGGATCATCGGCGGAATCGATCATGTAGAGCGGCGGGTCACTGGCATCAACATAAGTGGCCGGGGAGGCTTGCACGTGGATGGGCGGGGCCGCCTGATAATGATTGTCCGGCCCGAAATAGGGCACGCCCGTATACATGGTGATGGTCTGCGCCGCATAGGAATCCGCCTCGGCCGGATCACCGGCCAGCATGAAGGGCGTGGCGATGCCAACCACCGCCTGAACGGCGGCAGAGGTCTGGTCAATCGGGTCCACGCCTTCGCCCGGCGCATCATCCATCAGCGCAGCCATGGTGGCGAGGTTCGCCCCTGAGGAATGGCCCAGAGTGGCGATCCGCATCGGGTCCAGCCCGAGGCTTTCGGAGATCGTCCGCACATAGCGCACGGCGCGGCGCGTATCATTCACCGCCGCCGGAAAGCGATTGCCGGGCGAGGAGCGGTGATTGATGACAAACACCGTATAGCCATTCATCTGCAACTCGCCGACGATATTGCGGACATAATCATAGCCCGACAGGTCCTTGAGTTGCGGGGCGGAATAGATTTCGGGCCGATACCAGCCGGAGCCCGGCACCACGATGACCGACGCGCCATTCGCCTCGTCCGGCACGTAGAGGTCCATCAGCATGGCCGCGCCCGACACCATGCCGTAGACGATATTGTCCTCGGTCGGCTCGATGTTTTGCGCATGGGCGGTCGTGGTCAGAAAGGCCAGCCCGAAGGCGGCAGCGATAAAGCGTTTCATGTGTGCTCTCTCCCCGGAGTCGTTTGGGCACATAGTGAACGCCGTTTACCGGGAAGGGAAGGGGCTAACCGCGCCCATCCTTTTTCCTCCCCCGTTTCACGAGAGGTGGTCGCGAAGCGAGCGGAGGGGGCAACGCCCCCCTCGCCCCTTCGGGGCACTCCCCCCGCAAGCAGGGGGAGAAAACGTGCCGACTAACCCAATCGCTTCGCTGAATCGCCAGTTTTCGCCATCAAATACACCGCGTCCCTCGGGCTCGACCCGAGGGTCCATCTAATCAGAATGATGGATCCCCGGATTCCCCGATCTGGGTCGAGGACGGGCAAGTCCGGGGACCCCGGTGGCGATTTGGCATTTGTCCTGAGACGTGCCCGGGGATGCTGCGGAATCAGCACGCTGGGTGATGGGCTCAAAAACCCAGCCGCCCCTCAATTCCCACCGCCTCAGCGGCCGCATTCAGCTGTTTCAGCGTCTCGGGATCCATCGGCACGCCTTCCGACGAACGGCGCGCGCGCAAGGACCGCTCCGGATCACCGGGGGCCACGACCGGGCTGTCCCAGTCCGCGGGCGGGGAGGCGAGGGCATACTCCCACATCGCATCGGTCTCGCGCTCCATCGTTTCGGCGTCGCCAAAGGCATCGGGCTGCATGATGACGGCGATCATCTGGTTACGAATGCCGCCGCGGCGTTCATTTCCGGGCTGGATCGTGCCGCCGCCGGAATAGACCCCGGCGAGGAGTTCCGCCGCAAAGGCGAGGCCATACCCCTTGTGATCGCCAAACGGGGCGAGCGCGCCCTTTTGTTCAAACCCCTTGAAACCCGAGGGATCATCCGTCGGCAGGCCGTTTTCATCGAGGATCGCCCCGAACGGCACGCGCAGACCTTTATTGGCGGCGACGCGCGCCTTGCCCATGGCAATGCGGCTGGTCGCCATGTCCAGCAGGAAGGCGGGCTTGGTGCCGGTGGGGGGGAGGGCGATACAGACCGGATTGGTGCCAAAGCGCGCATCCGTGCCCTGATAGGGGGCCACCATCGGATCGTGATCGGTGACATTGACGAAGAAGATCGCCGAAAACCCGGCATTGGCCGCCATCTCTCCATAGGCGCCGATGCGTCCGAGATGGTGCGCATTGGACAAGGTCACCGCACACACGCCCAGTTCTTCGGCCTTTGGAAACGCTGCCGTCATGGCAAATTCGCCGGCCATCCGGCCCCAGGCGTCATGACCGGCGACTTTCAGGATCGCGCCATTGTCGTGCAGGATTTCCGGCGTCGCCTTGACGTCCACCAACCCGTCGACCGCATGCTTCACATAGGCCGGCAACAGGCCGATGCCGTGACTGTCATGCCCCGTCAGATTGGCCATCACGAGGTGATCGGCAACCAGACGCGCATCGCTGGCGCGCGCCCCGGCTTTTGTCAGGGCCGCGGTGCCGAAATTGATCAGCTCGGCGGCAGGGATGCGGATATCGCCAGGTTGCATCAGCTCTCGTCCACTTCTTCTTCCGGGCGGATATCGGGCGGCATCCAGGCCCGCTCCATGGCATTGTCCCGGCCGACTTCGCGGTCATTGCGCATGGTCTGTTCCATCAGCTCATTCTGGCGGCGGGCAATGTCCAGATATTCCTGGTTCTCGAAGACCGACTGCCCCTCGCGCCAGGCGGCGGCCAGCTTGACCAGCGTTTCCCGGTCATGGCGCACAAAATACCGCACGGCCTTTTCCGCTTCAAACGGATGTTCACCCAGCCCTTCCAGCGCGCTCCGCGCCGCCCGCACAGCGCTGTCGAACGTTTCACGAATGATGTCATTCGCGCCTGCTGCATAGAGTTGATACACGTGATGACGATCAATCGCCCGCGCCACGATATGAATATCCGGCCGTTCACGGCGGACATGTTTGACCAGCTCGGTGATCTGATCCTTGTCATCGATGGCGGCCACAAACTGCCTTGCGTCTTTCAGGCCTGCGGCATGCAAGAGGTCCGGCCGGGTCGCATCGCCATAGAAGGTCTTCACGCCGAACTTGGCCATATTGTCCACGAAATCGCTCTTGTGCTCCAGCACCACGATTTCATAGCCCGAAGCCCGCAGGACACGGTGCACGATCTGCCCGAAGCGGCCATGCCCGGCGATGATGGTGGTGCCGCGTTGATCGATTTCGTCCGGATCATGCGCGGTTTCGCTTTCCGCGTATTTGTTGTGAAAGACCCGCTCATAAAGGATGAAAAGAAGCGGCGTGACCAGCATGGAAAGCGCCACGACCAGCGACAGGACCGGCACCAGATCCGCCGGGATGACATTGTTCTGGACGTTGAAGCTGATCAGGACGAAGCCGAACTCACCGGCCTGCGCCAGTGACAGCGCCATCAGCCAGCGATTGCGTCCGCGCAGTTTGAACACGAAGGCCAGCACCATCAGCACCGCTGCCTTGGCCCCGATCAGCGCCGCGACCAGCCCGCCAATCAGCATCCAGTCAGCCGTCAGCACGTCAAAATCAATGCCGGCCCCGACCGTGATGAAGAACAGGCCCAGCAACAGCCCCTTGAAGGGTTCGATATCGGCTTCCAGCTCGTGCCGGTATTCCGAGTTCGCCAGCACCACACCCGCAAGGAAGGTGCCGAGTGCCGGTGACAGGCCCACCAGCGTCATCAGCAGGGCAATGCCGATCACGAGGAAGAGCGCCGTTGCGGTGAACATTTCGCGCAGGCCGGAGCGCGCGATAAAGCGGAAGAGGGGGCGGGTCAGATACATGCCGCCGCCGACCACCACGCCCACCGCCGCCAGAACGGTCAGGCCATAGGCCCAGCCCGGCAGGCCTTCGGTCAGGTTCAGGCTCGGACCGTGGGAGCTATCGCCGTCATGCGCCGCATCCACCGCGCCATGAGCGGCGTCAGCTCCGTGAGCGATATCGGCTTCCAGTCCGCTTCCCATGACCATCGGCAGGGCCAGAAGCGGCAGGAAGGCCAGCATGGGAATGACGGCAATGTCCTGAAAGAGCAGGATGGAGAAGCTGGCGCGCCCGCCCTCGGTCTTGTCCAGTTTCTTCTCGGCCAGCGATTGCATCACAATGGCGGTGGAAGAGAGCGCAAAGGTCAGGCCGATGGCGATCGCGACGGACCATTGCAGGCCCATCGCCATGCACGCCGCCGCGATGAGGGCCGCCGTCAGCCCGACCTGCAAACCACCCAGACCCAGAAGCCGTGTGCGCATGTCCCACAGGGCACGAGGCTCGAGCTCCAGCCCGATCAGGAAGAGCATCATCACCACGCCGAACTCGGCGATATGCTGCAAATCCTGCGTTTCCTGCCCGACCAGTCCGAGGACCGGTCCGATCAGCACGCCGGCGATCAGATAGCCGAGCACGGAGCCGAGGCCGAAGCGGGTGCAGATCGGCACCAGAATGACGGCGGCGACCAGATAGATGGTGGCATCCAGCAGTAATCCGGCCATGCCTAACCCTCCCCTGTCAGTGACGTCAGCTGCCCGTTCAGGAGCGGCAGGGGCCGGGCGCCCTCGATGTCCAGCGTGTGATCGCGCAAGGCGGCCAGAAGGCCTTTCCACTCGGCGACATGTTCATTCAGGCGATTGTCTTCCCCGGCATGGCCGGCGCGGAAAAACGCAAAGGGCGGCAGATAGACCATGCCGCAATAATCCGCCGTCTGTTCCAGCGGCGTCAGCATCTGCCGCACGGTGAAACGGTTATAGCCGTCATCCGCATAGCTCTCTTCCGGGTTCCCGGCGGTCAGGGCGGAGAAAAAGATTTTCCCGGTCAGCGCCTTTCCGGTGCTGCCGAACGCCCAGCCGTGCTCCAGCACAATGTCCTGCCAGTCTTTCAGAATGGCGGGTGTGGAATACCAGTAGAAGGGGTGCAGGAAGATGATGACGTCATGGGCCGCTGCGCGCGCCTGTTCGGTATCCGCATGAATATCGCCGCGCGGATATTCGGCATAGAGATCGGCAAAGGTCACGCCCTCAACCTCCCGCGCCGCAGCACGGAGCGCCTTGCCGGCAACAGAGCGCCGCGGGGCAGGGTGGGCCGCCAGTATCAGGATGCGTCGCGGCGCGATTTCATCATCGATCAGGCCCATATTCCCTCCGAATCCCTCATACAGCGTCCCAACATAGGCAGGCGATTGCGCGCCCGCCATGCAAAACCCGGCGATCGGGTGAATCCGGGTGCTTGCACCGGCGGGATGAGCACAGTATATCGCCTCCCTCGCACGGCACGCCTCAACGGGCAGAATGCGATGTGTGGCGGAGTAGCTCAGCTGGTTAGAGCAGCGGAATCATAATCCGCGTGTCGGGAGTTCAAGTCTCTCCTCCGCTACCACTTTCCTTTCATCCAACATTCCGAATGACAGCCTCCCGCCCCGGTGTTACAGATTCGTAACAAACAGGGGAGTCGCATATGTTCAAGGAATTCAGGGATTTTGCCATGCGTGGCAATGTGGTCGATCTCGCGGTCGGCTTCATTCTCGGTGGCGCGTTTTCGACCATCGTCCGGTCATTGGTGAATGACATTCTGATGCCGCCGCTCGGTCTGGTGTTGGGCGGGGTGGATTTCACCAACCTCTTCATCACGCTGGGCGATGCCGAATACGAAACCCTGGCCGCCGCGCAGGAGGCCGGTGCCGCGACCATCAATTACGGCATGTTTATCAATAATGTCATCGCCTTCGTCATTCTCGCCTTCGCGCTCTTCCTGATCATCAAGGGCATGAATTCGATGAAAAAGAAGGAAGAGGAAGCGCCAGCCGCACCGCCGGCCCCTTCGAAGGAGGAAGTGCTCCTGACCGAGATTCGCGATCTTCTGGCCAAAAAGGCCTGACCTGCTTTCGGGGCTGACTGCAAATCCCTGTCAGCCCCGTTTACGGAAACCCAGCCGCATTAACCTTCTGGCCACCATGTCCATGCCCTTCTGAAAGCGAGTGATTCGCTTTTGCGAAGGGCGGGGCCAGACGTGTTTGGATTGAAGTTTAAAGGCAAGGCAGAACAGAAAGCCGAAGAGTTGGCTTCCAAGCGCCGCGTCATCACCGAAGGCGCGCTGGAAGAGATCGACCGTGCACGCATGGAGATCTACTTCCGCAGCGGGATGTCCTCCGTTCCGCTGAACATTGTCAGCGGGCTTTTTCTGGGCGCCATGCTGCTGACCGCAGTGCCCGTTCTTCATGTCGCGATCTGGTTTGCAGCGGGGGCAAGTTTCGCCACCGGCCGTATGGCGCTCGCCCGGCTGGCGCTTAAGCGCGGCGGCAATTTGCCGCCAGTGCTGGACAAAATATTCATTGCGCTGACGACTTTATCGGGTGCGATCTGGGGCGTGTCGATGTTCCTGTTGCCGATAGATCAGATCGTCATTGCGCACTTTGCTGCGGCCTTCATCGTATCCGGCATGACGGCAGGAGCCGCCTTGTCGTCGGCTACGCGCCCGGTCGGCGTTCTCGCCTATAATGTACCCGCGATCGGTTTGATGATGGCGTATCTGGTCATCCTGGGCCGCCCTGAATCCTATGGCATGGCCGCCATGCTGGGCCTCTATCTTTTTGTTACAATACAGCTTTCGTCCCGTTACCGGGCAACCCTTAAAGAAGTTTTCGAAGCTAACGCCTCTCTTGAAGGCGCCAAGATGCGTGTCGAAACCCAGGCCAAGGCATTGCGTGAACTCGCGCGCCGGCATGAACAGACGGCCCGCCGGGGCGAGGACGCAACCCGTGCCAAATCCGCTTTCCTGGCAAGCGTCAGCCATGACATCAAGAATCCGCTGGCGGGTATAATCGGCGTTTCGCGCCGACTCGCCGAGGACGAAACGCTGGACGCGGATACGCGAAAGAAGAACCGCCAGATATTTGATGCCAGCGAAATGTTGATGCGCTTTGTCGGTGATCTGCGGGATGTTTCGATCATCGAATCCGGGCAGCTGAATCTGATGCCCGGCGAAATCACAGCCGAACGTCTGGCCCGCGATACCCGCATGCTGTGGGAACCCAAGGCCAGGGCCAAGGGTCTGCAGCTTGATGTTTCGGTGTCAGGCGATGCCCAGCTGGTTCTGGCCGGCGATTCCGCGCGCCTGAAGCAGATGCTTTTTACCTATATCCGCAATGCCATGCGCTATACGGCCAATGGCCGGATCGAGGTCCGCCTCGGCGTCGACGCCCAATCCGGCAAGGCGTGTCTCAGAGCCGATGTCGAGGATACCGGCCGCGGTGTCCCGCGCGAGGCCGAAGGCCGCCTGTTCAAGAATTTCTTCGAGTCCGATGCGGATGGCATTCGCGTCATGGATGGCACATCGACCGGTCTGACAATCGCCCGACATCTCGCCGAGATGATGGACGGCGAAGTCGGCTATCAGCGCCGCAAGGAAGGCGGATCGCATTTCTGGTTCTCCGCTCAATTGCCCAGCCTCGCGCGGCGTGAAGACAAGATTGGTGCGGATGCCGGGACAAGGACCGCGATCGAGGATTCTCCCTCAGCCC
Proteins encoded in this window:
- a CDS encoding endonuclease domain-containing protein, with the protein product MPEPLTPLARRLRRDATHAERKVWNMLRERPLGFKFRRQQPVEGFIADFACFEAKLVIEIDGGQHFDNAEDAARSAKLEAAGWTVIRFWNVEVHESMDGIYDRVAEALRALKHVQQPPHPADDFQD
- the lpdA gene encoding dihydrolipoyl dehydrogenase; its protein translation is MSDLSCDVLVVGGGPGGYPAAIRAGQLGLDTIIVDRDGWGGTCLNRGCIPSKAFIHAADKFHEMSHHANNAALGISLSAKPTLDMKGLVAWKDEIVGKLTGGVEGLLKAANVRSISGWAEFEDAKTCTVTLEGGSKQKITAKNVILATGSVEVELPFLKFGGKVIGSTGALDLEKLPKKLVVVGGGYIGLELGIAYRKLGSEVTFVEALDRILPVYDKELTRPITRWLKENGIAVHTSCKARGMVEEGGKTFLEFETAKGETERLEADNILVSVGRKPNMTGWGLDKMGIPSDGKFLKVNERCETGMRGVYALGDLTGEPLLAHRATAQGERVAEIIAGHKTAFDPVAIAAVCFTDPEVVGVGVTPDEAKDKGETVITGKFPLAANGRYLSMEGGADGGFIRITARESDHVILGIHAVGKHVSELSGEFALAMEMGARLEDIAGTVHVHPTLTEGFAEAALAALGHPIHISAPKK
- a CDS encoding thioesterase family protein produces the protein MTALATSFETAFLHTQAVEEDDIDFMGHVNNLVYLRWAGEMAERHWQAVASDDLQAAGLWVVLRHEIDYLRELKRGEEVELRTWVDPVKGVRCPRHVDIRKAGADKPSARVLTTWTFIDAETHRPKRLPPEMKALFGM
- a CDS encoding alpha/beta hydrolase yields the protein MKRFIAAAFGLAFLTTTAHAQNIEPTEDNIVYGMVSGAAMLMDLYVPDEANGASVIVVPGSGWYRPEIYSAPQLKDLSGYDYVRNIVGELQMNGYTVFVINHRSSPGNRFPAAVNDTRRAVRYVRTISESLGLDPMRIATLGHSSGANLATMAALMDDAPGEGVDPIDQTSAAVQAVVGIATPFMLAGDPAEADSYAAQTITMYTGVPYFGPDNHYQAAPPIHVQASPATYVDASDPPLYMIDSADDPVVPISQGDYMLTVLNAAGARYEHVRTDGGEHNPEFDVAAMIDWLDGVLGE
- a CDS encoding malate/lactate/ureidoglycolate dehydrogenase; translation: MQPGDIRIPAAELINFGTAALTKAGARASDARLVADHLVMANLTGHDSHGIGLLPAYVKHAVDGLVDVKATPEILHDNGAILKVAGHDAWGRMAGEFAMTAAFPKAEELGVCAVTLSNAHHLGRIGAYGEMAANAGFSAIFFVNVTDHDPMVAPYQGTDARFGTNPVCIALPPTGTKPAFLLDMATSRIAMGKARVAANKGLRVPFGAILDENGLPTDDPSGFKGFEQKGALAPFGDHKGYGLAFAAELLAGVYSGGGTIQPGNERRGGIRNQMIAVIMQPDAFGDAETMERETDAMWEYALASPPADWDSPVVAPGDPERSLRARRSSEGVPMDPETLKQLNAAAEAVGIEGRLGF
- a CDS encoding cation:proton antiporter, with the translated sequence MAGLLLDATIYLVAAVILVPICTRFGLGSVLGYLIAGVLIGPVLGLVGQETQDLQHIAEFGVVMMLFLIGLELEPRALWDMRTRLLGLGGLQVGLTAALIAAACMAMGLQWSVAIAIGLTFALSSTAIVMQSLAEKKLDKTEGGRASFSILLFQDIAVIPMLAFLPLLALPMVMGSGLEADIAHGADAAHGAVDAAHDGDSSHGPSLNLTEGLPGWAYGLTVLAAVGVVVGGGMYLTRPLFRFIARSGLREMFTATALFLVIGIALLMTLVGLSPALGTFLAGVVLANSEYRHELEADIEPFKGLLLGLFFITVGAGIDFDVLTADWMLIGGLVAALIGAKAAVLMVLAFVFKLRGRNRWLMALSLAQAGEFGFVLISFNVQNNVIPADLVPVLSLVVALSMLVTPLLFILYERVFHNKYAESETAHDPDEIDQRGTTIIAGHGRFGQIVHRVLRASGYEIVVLEHKSDFVDNMAKFGVKTFYGDATRPDLLHAAGLKDARQFVAAIDDKDQITELVKHVRRERPDIHIVARAIDRHHVYQLYAAGANDIIRETFDSAVRAARSALEGLGEHPFEAEKAVRYFVRHDRETLVKLAAAWREGQSVFENQEYLDIARRQNELMEQTMRNDREVGRDNAMERAWMPPDIRPEEEVDES
- a CDS encoding NAD(P)H-dependent oxidoreductase, translated to MAGAQSPAYVGTLYEGFGGNMGLIDDEIAPRRILILAAHPAPRRSVAGKALRAAAREVEGVTFADLYAEYPRGDIHADTEQARAAAHDVIIFLHPFYWYSTPAILKDWQDIVLEHGWAFGSTGKALTGKIFFSALTAGNPEESYADDGYNRFTVRQMLTPLEQTADYCGMVYLPPFAFFRAGHAGEDNRLNEHVAEWKGLLAALRDHTLDIEGARPLPLLNGQLTSLTGEG
- the mscL gene encoding large conductance mechanosensitive channel protein MscL — encoded protein: MFKEFRDFAMRGNVVDLAVGFILGGAFSTIVRSLVNDILMPPLGLVLGGVDFTNLFITLGDAEYETLAAAQEAGAATINYGMFINNVIAFVILAFALFLIIKGMNSMKKKEEEAPAAPPAPSKEEVLLTEIRDLLAKKA
- a CDS encoding response regulator, whose amino-acid sequence is MFGLKFKGKAEQKAEELASKRRVITEGALEEIDRARMEIYFRSGMSSVPLNIVSGLFLGAMLLTAVPVLHVAIWFAAGASFATGRMALARLALKRGGNLPPVLDKIFIALTTLSGAIWGVSMFLLPIDQIVIAHFAAAFIVSGMTAGAALSSATRPVGVLAYNVPAIGLMMAYLVILGRPESYGMAAMLGLYLFVTIQLSSRYRATLKEVFEANASLEGAKMRVETQAKALRELARRHEQTARRGEDATRAKSAFLASVSHDIKNPLAGIIGVSRRLAEDETLDADTRKKNRQIFDASEMLMRFVGDLRDVSIIESGQLNLMPGEITAERLARDTRMLWEPKARAKGLQLDVSVSGDAQLVLAGDSARLKQMLFTYIRNAMRYTANGRIEVRLGVDAQSGKACLRADVEDTGRGVPREAEGRLFKNFFESDADGIRVMDGTSTGLTIARHLAEMMDGEVGYQRRKEGGSHFWFSAQLPSLARREDKIGADAGTRTAIEDSPSAPAFAPPAAGNGLPSRPLRVLAAEDNAINRTVIEGFLVAKGWSVEFAENGEQAVEAATNKAFDLILMDMRMPVMDGLQATRAIRDLPSTAAMTPIIALTANARREDEAQCLAAGMDGFISKPIDTQRLFDTIASVISDGSDAPMARTG